Proteins encoded together in one Micromonospora auratinigra window:
- a CDS encoding serine/threonine-protein kinase — MLTRGVLLGDRYRLDDRIATGGMGAVWKCTDTLLDREVAVKVLLPALVADPEFTTRFHAEARMLAALRHPGIVQVHDFGSAVLTDGSRVSYLVMEYVDGEPLVTWIRRAGRLDPASTMSVVAQAARALHTAHLAGIVHRDVKPGNLLVKRDGTVVLVDFGIARASATAGITAAHTVLGTASFMSPEQAVGQPVSAVTDVYALGAVAYFCLSGRPPFEGDNPLQVALRHAQEEPAPLPPDTPPAVAEVVRHALAKSPRDRHRSALALAEAAQDARDATLARLSAPPLPPWAVAGPAVPGPAVLPTPAGSRAGGPTATPVGFTPGGPAATPPGFGSGGPGSGPAGFTPGRSVAAVPGAVPPPVGPAWSVGAGGSGAEAERHAGSGVPATMEERGRRGRGRTLALAAAGVVLVALATAGAVTALNSPDDPVREQPQTLTGESVPAAPTGSVSSGRRTPRPTPSRPGRPSRSASPGPTAPASGAPSTGAADPTVGASGGPAPASGSPAAAQPYTARQVCGGGYQVLDSATLTANGVRQGRVYLLYDAASGTNCVVTLKDREVGRATTMSAFLEVQGKARRTASGAYQFYAGPVRAAAAGVCVKWGGSTGGAAYGSAFEHCD; from the coding sequence GTGCTGACTCGAGGAGTGCTGCTCGGCGACCGGTACCGGCTGGACGACCGCATCGCGACCGGTGGCATGGGTGCGGTGTGGAAGTGCACCGACACCCTGCTGGACCGCGAGGTGGCGGTGAAGGTGCTGCTGCCGGCGCTGGTGGCGGATCCCGAGTTCACCACCCGGTTCCACGCCGAGGCCCGGATGCTGGCCGCGCTGCGCCATCCCGGCATCGTCCAGGTGCACGACTTCGGCTCGGCCGTCCTCACCGACGGCAGCCGGGTCAGCTACCTGGTGATGGAGTACGTCGACGGCGAGCCGTTGGTCACCTGGATCCGCCGGGCCGGCCGGCTCGACCCGGCGTCGACGATGTCGGTGGTGGCGCAGGCCGCCCGGGCGTTGCACACCGCTCACCTCGCCGGGATCGTGCACCGGGACGTCAAGCCGGGCAACCTGCTGGTCAAGCGGGACGGCACGGTCGTGCTGGTGGACTTCGGCATCGCCCGGGCGAGCGCGACGGCCGGGATCACCGCCGCCCACACCGTGCTCGGCACCGCCTCCTTCATGTCCCCCGAGCAGGCCGTCGGGCAGCCCGTCTCGGCGGTCACCGACGTCTACGCGCTGGGCGCGGTCGCGTACTTCTGCCTGTCCGGCCGGCCGCCCTTCGAGGGCGACAACCCGCTCCAGGTGGCGCTGCGGCACGCCCAGGAGGAGCCGGCGCCGCTGCCGCCGGACACGCCCCCGGCGGTGGCCGAGGTGGTCCGCCACGCGCTGGCGAAGAGCCCGCGCGACCGGCACCGGAGCGCGCTGGCCCTGGCCGAGGCGGCCCAGGACGCCCGGGACGCCACCCTGGCCCGGTTGTCCGCCCCGCCGTTGCCGCCGTGGGCGGTGGCCGGCCCGGCCGTCCCCGGTCCCGCCGTCCTGCCCACCCCGGCCGGCTCCAGGGCCGGCGGGCCGACCGCCACCCCGGTCGGCTTCACCCCCGGCGGGCCGGCCGCCACCCCGCCCGGCTTCGGCTCCGGAGGGCCGGGCTCGGGCCCGGCCGGCTTCACGCCCGGACGGTCGGTGGCCGCCGTGCCCGGGGCCGTACCGCCGCCGGTCGGACCGGCCTGGTCGGTGGGGGCCGGCGGGTCCGGCGCGGAGGCGGAGCGGCACGCCGGCTCCGGGGTGCCCGCGACCATGGAGGAACGCGGCCGACGGGGCCGGGGCCGCACGCTGGCCCTCGCCGCGGCCGGCGTCGTCCTCGTCGCGCTGGCGACCGCCGGGGCGGTGACGGCGCTGAACTCGCCCGACGACCCGGTGCGCGAGCAGCCGCAGACCCTGACCGGGGAGTCCGTGCCCGCCGCGCCGACCGGCAGCGTGTCGTCGGGCCGGCGCACGCCCCGACCCACCCCGAGCCGGCCCGGAAGGCCGAGCCGCAGCGCGTCGCCCGGCCCCACCGCGCCAGCCTCCGGGGCCCCGTCGACCGGGGCGGCCGACCCGACCGTCGGCGCGAGCGGAGGGCCCGCGCCGGCGAGCGGTTCCCCGGCCGCCGCGCAGCCGTACACCGCCAGGCAGGTGTGCGGCGGCGGCTACCAGGTGCTGGACTCGGCCACGCTGACCGCGAACGGGGTCCGTCAGGGCCGGGTCTACCTGCTCTACGACGCCGCGAGCGGGACGAACTGCGTGGTCACCCTGAAGGACCGCGAGGTCGGCCGGGCCACCACGATGTCGGCGTTCCTGGAAGTGCAGGGGAAGGCCCGCCGGACGGCGAGCGGCGCGTACCAGTTCTACGCCGGGCCGGTCCGGGCCGCCGCGGCCGGGGTCTGCGTGAAGTGGGGCGGGTCGACCGGCGGCGCGGCCTACGGCAGCGCCTTCGAGCACTGCGACTGA
- a CDS encoding WG repeat-containing protein, with protein MSGYDRWRELAEPAWAAEPTHEWRPQFPGQRYPGDIGLEHLTPPAPRGRAAVVGRAEVQPVSPAPVEDAYPVSPAGPDGRRGTYPVSPAGPDGRRGTYPVSPAGPDGRRGTYPVSPAGPDGRRGTYPVSPAPVDPRGPGPGERRGHPDGDGRPDAPADGRRTWADRRQPHPDDRDDRRGPGWTPGREQPAAGWDDRADQRWVRPEPGRRDAAGHRPVAPGSEPGWLPEPGEYPPHPQQRRGQTPPPRGPVDRRDAGRDGWREPVRGARPEPDPGRPVDRRDPGRRAPGQPGWDDRREPRLDRRDIDGRGSRHEPGVARPADARDPGFGRPAEHRVDGPRRDADPYRPTDPHRPEDGRYGAPRPAAFRPDDRWEGRRPPVEPGRPQPEQWPVVERRPRTEPTVQRPDERQRPPLGPDGRPTPGRDGRPPLGPDGRPTPGRDGRPPLGPDGRPLRPVDESTRYDGRRPDGPHPTSGAPESTGRRPEHPGHRPEQVAPRPESTGPRPGTVGPRPESVGPRPEFPARPQERPAEPRPTRPGDVRPAAQGRGTAPDVPAWSGPRVPDEPAARTRPEEVENRRTPPLHSGPAAPARSDQPRDAALPAAPARPGSAERPDPRPTAPVSGPPGPGGTGLDAPVSGVPVSGAPTSGVPVPGTPVLDAPISVPPAAHLRVEFLPAPPPAAAPDLPEPVDTGRPPVSAPPATTARPVSAPPAAGPPVSAPPSPAEPVSAPPAGTRPVSAPPVTTQPVSAPPAATRPVSAPPSPAEPVSAPPATTQPVSAPPAATRPVPAPPVTTQPVSAPPAATRPVSAPPVTTQPVSAPPAATRPVSAPPVWSAGAGRPGPMEAGAPGPASRPAAPAPSAAATAPVPGPVVGGPAPEAPALAEPAGPAPQVMRAGPASAPPAYPGARPSEPTEVAAPSGGNPATAPVAPGPAVESGRVDPPRPDRPVHQSSSQGAPTVEGPQAWFRPSQPAPTAPAASSPSASQGSTAAAPTGPAAGRPVDAPPVWAPPARPVAAPPTATPPSSTTPPAAMPVSGSPAPVPPGTVTDERARPAAADPPVVEPPQRYGESPARNAPRVPEAAARSRPEAAPTASADAAPPTDTTAAVPDFAVGPDADGSTVDGSLAIPAEVATPAVPTEERVASEGPGAGSDPVDVRPVPVPPGPAPDAAAPVLDPATAAPTRPSNGPAAEGSSPDTTDPAATPADDDAARTAEVGPARTTGEPVGPGAEAGPEPAAVRAPDATAGPAAARAPGATDEPEVAPQPEAVRAPAATAEPEAVLRAPGIITGPEPAIEPVAIRARESAAEPESAAEPESAAEPESISDPEATTAPESISDPEATAAPESFSDPESAAEPETATGPEAVRDPEPTTEPEDTAEPEDTAGPEDTGEPEAEAGPANGSEPENGPPQAAAPVDAPVVTAPAEAPPSDPEQALAAFRWRLHPETLREEAPDPAALRAVRDGLTTKLGSALDNRSRARLLSLRSVASRILGELDDALADARLALTYAEATGELRRTALARARLAEVLRWRGEHAEADRLFAEANSTELPDRLRAVLHEHAGRSCYDQGRLTEACLHFERALDLRQGEDAELNARTSVALDAVAARAVTGGFGPKPRSRETVLGRARYPVPTFDEEQELWGYADADGNLVVAHRYAEAQPFREGMAWVRRPEASRWALIDTTGAALIEANNGYRAVGSFAEGLAWVSMDGKGRWMAVDPTNIVKIPPGYEDVRPFRGGLAAVRQNGGWGAVDRTGQLVVPTRYHGLTTALADGRQVDGFTEEGLAGVELAGRRGVVDRTGRVLVAPAYPTLVVHPVAFLVSDDTGRWGALDRRGGPLLDPVHPDRAAVVAEIEQLLADTSPVL; from the coding sequence ATGAGCGGCTACGACCGCTGGCGCGAGCTGGCCGAACCCGCGTGGGCCGCCGAGCCGACCCACGAGTGGCGTCCGCAGTTCCCCGGGCAGCGCTACCCGGGCGACATCGGCCTCGAACACCTCACCCCACCCGCACCACGGGGCCGGGCGGCCGTCGTCGGCCGCGCCGAGGTCCAGCCGGTCAGCCCGGCGCCGGTGGAGGACGCGTACCCGGTCAGCCCCGCCGGCCCCGACGGCCGACGCGGCACGTACCCCGTCAGCCCGGCCGGCCCCGACGGCCGACGCGGCACCTACCCGGTCAGCCCGGCCGGCCCCGACGGCCGACGCGGCACCTACCCGGTCAGCCCGGCCGGCCCCGACGGCCGACGCGGCACCTACCCGGTCAGCCCGGCTCCGGTGGACCCGCGGGGGCCGGGTCCCGGTGAGCGGCGCGGGCACCCGGACGGCGACGGCCGGCCCGACGCGCCCGCCGACGGGCGACGGACCTGGGCCGACCGCCGGCAGCCGCACCCCGACGACCGGGACGACCGGCGCGGTCCCGGCTGGACGCCCGGCCGGGAGCAGCCCGCCGCCGGGTGGGACGACCGCGCCGACCAGCGCTGGGTACGCCCCGAGCCGGGGCGGCGGGACGCGGCCGGTCACCGCCCGGTCGCCCCCGGATCCGAGCCCGGCTGGCTGCCGGAGCCGGGCGAGTACCCGCCGCACCCGCAGCAGCGTCGAGGCCAGACCCCTCCCCCGCGCGGCCCGGTGGACCGCCGCGACGCCGGCCGGGACGGTTGGCGCGAGCCGGTGCGCGGCGCGCGACCTGAGCCCGACCCCGGGCGTCCGGTGGACCGGCGCGACCCCGGCCGCCGTGCCCCCGGACAGCCGGGCTGGGACGACCGCCGCGAACCACGCCTGGACCGCCGCGACATCGACGGGCGGGGATCCCGGCACGAGCCGGGTGTCGCCCGTCCGGCGGACGCCCGGGACCCCGGTTTCGGCCGGCCGGCCGAGCACCGGGTCGACGGCCCGCGGCGCGACGCCGACCCGTACCGTCCGACGGACCCGCACCGCCCCGAGGACGGCCGGTACGGCGCGCCCCGCCCCGCCGCCTTCCGCCCCGACGACCGGTGGGAGGGCCGGCGTCCCCCGGTCGAGCCCGGTCGCCCGCAGCCCGAGCAGTGGCCGGTCGTCGAGCGCCGGCCGCGCACCGAGCCCACCGTCCAGCGCCCCGACGAGCGCCAGCGCCCACCGCTGGGCCCGGACGGCCGGCCGACGCCGGGCCGGGACGGCCGCCCACCGCTGGGCCCGGACGGCCGGCCGACGCCGGGCCGGGACGGCCGCCCACCGCTGGGCCCGGACGGCCGGCCGCTGCGTCCGGTCGACGAGTCGACCCGGTACGACGGTCGCCGTCCCGACGGCCCCCACCCGACGTCCGGTGCACCCGAGTCGACCGGCCGACGCCCGGAGCACCCCGGCCACCGGCCCGAGCAGGTGGCACCGCGACCCGAGTCGACAGGTCCACGGCCCGGAACCGTCGGCCCGCGACCCGAATCGGTCGGTCCGCGGCCGGAGTTCCCGGCCCGCCCGCAGGAGCGTCCGGCGGAACCACGGCCGACCCGGCCCGGCGACGTCCGTCCGGCTGCCCAGGGTCGGGGCACGGCACCGGACGTACCGGCGTGGAGCGGGCCGCGCGTACCGGACGAACCCGCCGCCCGGACCCGTCCCGAAGAGGTGGAGAACCGGCGGACGCCACCGCTGCACTCCGGTCCGGCGGCCCCGGCCCGGTCGGACCAGCCGCGGGACGCGGCCCTCCCCGCCGCCCCGGCCCGGCCCGGGTCCGCGGAACGGCCCGACCCGCGCCCGACCGCGCCCGTGTCCGGCCCGCCCGGGCCCGGCGGCACCGGCCTGGACGCGCCCGTGTCCGGCGTCCCGGTGTCCGGTGCGCCCACCTCCGGCGTGCCGGTTCCCGGCACCCCGGTCCTGGACGCTCCGATTTCCGTGCCACCCGCGGCGCACCTGCGCGTCGAATTCCTGCCGGCCCCGCCGCCGGCGGCAGCACCGGACCTGCCGGAACCGGTCGACACCGGCCGTCCACCGGTCTCCGCGCCGCCGGCCACCACCGCCCGGCCCGTCTCCGCGCCGCCGGCGGCCGGCCCGCCGGTCTCCGCGCCACCCTCGCCGGCCGAGCCGGTCTCGGCACCACCGGCCGGCACCCGACCGGTCTCCGCACCGCCCGTGACGACCCAGCCGGTCTCCGCGCCGCCGGCCGCCACCCGACCGGTCTCCGCGCCACCCTCGCCGGCCGAGCCGGTCTCGGCCCCGCCGGCCACGACCCAGCCGGTCTCCGCACCACCGGCCGCCACCCGACCGGTCCCCGCGCCACCCGTGACGACCCAGCCGGTCTCCGCACCACCGGCCGCCACCCGACCGGTCTCCGCACCGCCCGTGACGACCCAGCCGGTCTCCGCACCACCGGCCGCCACCCGACCGGTCTCCGCACCGCCGGTCTGGTCGGCCGGAGCCGGCCGGCCCGGGCCCATGGAGGCGGGCGCACCGGGACCGGCATCCCGACCGGCAGCCCCGGCACCCTCGGCCGCTGCGACGGCACCGGTTCCCGGTCCCGTCGTCGGCGGGCCCGCTCCCGAGGCACCGGCCCTGGCCGAGCCGGCCGGCCCTGCGCCGCAGGTGATGCGGGCTGGCCCCGCGTCGGCGCCGCCGGCGTATCCCGGTGCCCGCCCGAGCGAGCCGACCGAGGTCGCCGCACCCTCCGGCGGGAACCCCGCCACGGCCCCGGTGGCACCCGGCCCCGCCGTGGAGAGCGGCCGCGTCGACCCACCGCGCCCGGACCGCCCGGTGCACCAGTCCTCGTCCCAGGGCGCTCCGACGGTCGAGGGGCCGCAGGCCTGGTTCCGGCCGAGCCAACCCGCGCCGACGGCCCCGGCCGCTTCCTCGCCGTCCGCCTCCCAGGGGTCGACGGCAGCGGCGCCGACCGGTCCGGCAGCCGGACGGCCGGTCGACGCACCCCCGGTCTGGGCTCCGCCGGCCCGGCCGGTCGCCGCGCCCCCGACCGCCACGCCGCCGTCCTCCACCACGCCACCCGCCGCCATGCCGGTGTCGGGGTCGCCCGCGCCGGTCCCGCCGGGCACCGTGACGGACGAGCGGGCCCGTCCCGCCGCCGCCGACCCGCCGGTGGTCGAGCCGCCGCAGCGGTACGGGGAGAGCCCGGCCCGCAACGCACCGCGCGTACCGGAGGCGGCCGCCAGGAGCCGACCCGAGGCGGCGCCGACCGCCTCGGCCGACGCGGCTCCGCCCACCGACACCACCGCCGCGGTCCCCGACTTCGCCGTCGGCCCGGACGCCGACGGATCGACCGTCGACGGATCGCTCGCGATCCCGGCGGAGGTGGCCACGCCCGCCGTCCCGACCGAGGAGCGGGTCGCGTCGGAGGGACCCGGGGCCGGCTCCGACCCGGTCGACGTCCGGCCCGTTCCCGTTCCGCCCGGGCCCGCGCCCGACGCCGCTGCACCCGTGCTCGACCCGGCAACGGCCGCGCCCACCCGCCCGTCGAACGGGCCGGCGGCGGAGGGCTCGTCGCCGGATACGACGGATCCGGCCGCCACACCGGCCGACGACGACGCCGCGAGGACGGCAGAGGTCGGGCCGGCCCGGACGACGGGCGAGCCGGTCGGCCCCGGAGCGGAAGCCGGCCCGGAGCCAGCGGCGGTCCGCGCCCCGGATGCCACCGCCGGACCAGCGGCGGCCCGGGCCCCGGGTGCCACCGACGAGCCGGAGGTGGCACCGCAGCCGGAAGCGGTCCGCGCCCCAGCGGCCACCGCCGAACCGGAAGCGGTCCTCCGTGCCCCGGGGATCATCACCGGACCGGAGCCCGCGATCGAGCCGGTGGCGATCCGCGCCCGGGAGTCCGCCGCCGAACCGGAGTCCGCGGCCGAACCGGAGTCCGCGGCCGAACCGGAGAGCATCAGCGATCCGGAGGCCACCACCGCACCGGAGAGCATCAGCGATCCGGAGGCCACCGCCGCACCGGAGAGCTTCAGCGATCCGGAGTCCGCCGCCGAACCGGAGACCGCCACCGGACCGGAGGCAGTCCGAGACCCGGAGCCCACCACCGAGCCCGAGGACACCGCCGAACCGGAGGACACCGCCGGACCGGAGGACACCGGCGAGCCGGAAGCCGAGGCCGGACCGGCGAACGGCAGCGAGCCGGAGAACGGGCCGCCGCAGGCGGCAGCGCCGGTGGACGCGCCGGTCGTCACCGCACCGGCGGAGGCACCCCCGAGCGACCCGGAGCAGGCGCTGGCGGCGTTCCGCTGGCGACTGCACCCCGAGACGCTGCGCGAGGAGGCCCCCGATCCGGCGGCGCTCCGGGCGGTACGCGACGGGCTCACCACGAAGCTGGGCAGCGCGCTCGACAACCGCAGTCGGGCCCGGCTGCTGAGCCTGCGGTCGGTGGCCTCGCGGATCCTCGGTGAGCTGGACGACGCCCTCGCCGACGCGCGGCTGGCCCTCACGTACGCGGAAGCCACCGGCGAGTTGCGGCGGACCGCACTGGCCCGGGCGCGGCTGGCCGAGGTGCTGCGCTGGCGCGGCGAGCACGCGGAGGCCGACCGGCTCTTCGCCGAGGCGAACTCCACCGAGCTGCCCGACCGGCTGCGTGCCGTGCTGCACGAGCACGCCGGCCGCAGCTGCTACGACCAGGGCCGGCTGACCGAGGCGTGCCTGCACTTCGAGCGGGCCCTCGACCTGCGCCAGGGCGAGGACGCGGAGCTGAACGCGCGTACCTCGGTGGCGTTGGACGCGGTCGCGGCGCGGGCGGTGACCGGCGGTTTCGGGCCGAAGCCGCGCAGCCGGGAGACGGTCCTGGGCCGCGCCCGGTACCCGGTGCCGACCTTCGACGAGGAGCAGGAGCTCTGGGGGTACGCGGATGCCGACGGCAACCTGGTCGTCGCACACCGGTACGCCGAGGCGCAGCCGTTCCGCGAGGGGATGGCGTGGGTACGCCGGCCGGAGGCGTCCCGCTGGGCGCTGATCGACACCACCGGCGCGGCGCTGATCGAGGCGAACAACGGCTACCGGGCGGTGGGCTCCTTCGCCGAGGGGCTGGCCTGGGTGTCGATGGACGGCAAGGGCAGGTGGATGGCGGTCGACCCGACCAACATCGTGAAGATCCCGCCCGGGTACGAGGACGTCCGCCCGTTCCGGGGCGGTCTCGCGGCGGTCCGGCAGAACGGCGGCTGGGGCGCGGTGGACCGCACCGGCCAGCTGGTGGTGCCGACCCGGTACCACGGGTTGACCACCGCGCTGGCCGACGGGCGGCAGGTGGACGGCTTCACCGAGGAGGGGCTGGCCGGTGTGGAGCTGGCCGGCCGGCGGGGCGTGGTGGACCGTACCGGCCGGGTCCTCGTCGCGCCGGCGTACCCGACACTGGTGGTGCACCCGGTGGCCTTCCTGGTCAGCGACGACACCGGCCGCTGGGGCGCGTTGGACCGACGGGGCGGGCCGCTGCTCGACCCGGTGCACCCCGACCGGGCCGCCGTGGTCGCCGAGATCGAGCAGTTGCTCGCCGACACCAGCCCGGTGCTCTGA
- a CDS encoding site-2 protease family protein: MSWDRPGDPLVLGVPRAAFRPSPVFLALVALFVASGVMTWLGFGNVRFDVFLFVVSGWLVSLCLHEYAHAVVAYRAGDTDIAHRGYLTLNPFKYTNPLLSIVLPVVVVLLGGIGLPGGAVWVDRHAIPGRLRHTLVSLAGPATNVLFTLLLVVVLQVGLRSGGPLEFWAGLALLAFLQLTASVLNLLPVPGLDGGNMIQPWLGPQYRRMYDLFAPFGFILLFALLWNPRIGGAFFGAIFTVSDLIGLPPRLYAEGLSLIRFWEN, translated from the coding sequence ATGAGCTGGGACCGCCCCGGCGACCCGCTGGTGCTCGGGGTGCCCCGGGCGGCGTTCCGGCCCAGCCCGGTCTTCCTCGCGCTGGTCGCGCTCTTCGTGGCCAGCGGGGTGATGACCTGGCTCGGGTTCGGCAACGTCCGGTTCGACGTCTTCCTGTTCGTGGTGTCCGGCTGGCTGGTCTCGCTCTGCCTGCACGAGTACGCCCACGCGGTGGTCGCGTACCGGGCGGGGGACACCGACATCGCGCACCGTGGCTACCTGACGCTCAACCCGTTCAAGTACACCAACCCGCTGCTGTCCATCGTGCTGCCGGTGGTGGTGGTGCTGCTCGGCGGCATCGGCCTGCCCGGTGGCGCGGTCTGGGTGGACCGGCACGCGATCCCCGGCCGGCTGCGGCACACCCTGGTCAGCCTCGCCGGCCCGGCCACCAACGTGCTGTTCACCCTGCTGCTGGTGGTGGTGTTGCAGGTCGGGCTGCGCAGCGGCGGGCCGCTGGAGTTCTGGGCCGGGCTGGCCCTGCTGGCGTTCCTCCAGCTCACCGCCAGCGTGCTCAACCTGCTGCCGGTGCCCGGCCTGGACGGCGGCAACATGATCCAGCCGTGGCTCGGCCCGCAGTACCGGCGGATGTACGACCTGTTCGCCCCGTTCGGGTTCATCCTGCTCTTCGCGCTGCTCTGGAACCCGCGGATCGGTGGCGCCTTCTTCGGCGCGATCTTCACCGTCTCCGACCTGATCGGCCTGCCGCCCCGGCTGTACGCCGAGGGACTGAGCCTGATCCGGTTCTGGGAGAACTGA
- a CDS encoding aldo/keto reductase family protein, with protein sequence MEFRHLGRSGLLVSEISYGNWITHGSQVEEEAATACVRAALDSGITTFDTADVYAGTKAEEVLGRALKGERREGLEIFTKVYWPTGPGRNDRGLSRKHIMESINGSLRRLQTDYVDLYQAHRYDYSTPLEETMEAFADIVHSGKAHYIGVSEWKASQIREAHALARELRIPLVSNQPQYSMLWRVIETEVIPTSEELGLGQIVWSPMAQGVLSGKYLPGQPPPAGSRATDEKSGANFIAAWLNDEVLTRVQRLKPLAEQAGLTMPQLAVAWVLQNPNVASAIVGASRPEQVHDNVKAAGVKLDADLLKAIDEIVEPVTERDAAKTESPASRP encoded by the coding sequence ATGGAATTCCGTCATCTGGGCCGCTCGGGCCTGCTGGTCAGCGAGATCTCGTACGGCAACTGGATCACCCACGGTTCGCAGGTCGAGGAGGAGGCGGCGACCGCGTGCGTGCGCGCCGCCCTGGACAGCGGCATCACCACCTTCGACACCGCCGACGTGTACGCCGGCACGAAGGCCGAGGAGGTGCTCGGCCGCGCGCTCAAGGGCGAACGGCGCGAGGGGCTGGAGATCTTCACCAAGGTCTACTGGCCGACCGGCCCCGGCCGCAACGACCGCGGGCTGTCCCGCAAGCACATCATGGAGTCGATCAACGGCTCGCTGCGCCGGCTGCAGACCGACTACGTGGACCTCTACCAGGCCCACCGCTACGACTACAGCACCCCGCTGGAGGAGACGATGGAGGCGTTCGCCGACATCGTGCACTCCGGCAAGGCGCACTACATCGGCGTCTCCGAGTGGAAGGCGTCACAGATCCGGGAGGCGCACGCGCTGGCCCGGGAGCTGCGCATCCCGCTCGTGTCGAACCAGCCGCAGTACTCGATGCTGTGGCGGGTCATCGAGACCGAGGTGATCCCCACCAGCGAGGAGCTGGGCCTCGGCCAGATCGTCTGGTCGCCGATGGCCCAGGGCGTGCTCTCCGGCAAGTACCTGCCGGGTCAGCCGCCGCCCGCCGGTTCCCGGGCCACCGACGAGAAGTCCGGCGCGAACTTCATCGCCGCCTGGCTCAACGACGAGGTGCTCACCCGGGTGCAGCGGCTCAAGCCCCTCGCCGAGCAGGCCGGGCTGACCATGCCGCAGCTCGCCGTCGCCTGGGTGCTGCAGAACCCGAACGTCGCCTCGGCGATCGTCGGCGCGTCCCGGCCGGAGCAGGTGCACGACAACGTCAAGGCGGCCGGCGTGAAGCTCGACGCCGACCTGCTGAAGGCCATCGACGAGATCGTCGAGCCGGTCACCGAGCGCGACGCGGCGAAGACCGAGAGCCCGGCCAGCCGGCCCTGA
- a CDS encoding ABC transporter permease, with translation MGSVTATVAPPTESNVTRWIRTFGAIAVAGFRRHATYRQAAVAGVVTNTVFGFLRCYIFLAVADGAGRAAGYDRAQLASYVWAAQGLLAVIAIWGWSELADRIRTGEIAADLLRPVHPVTSYLATDLGRAGFAALARMIPPVLTGPLFFAVYVPHRWATLPLFAGSVLLAVIVCFACRYLVNATAYWLQDVRGPMILWTLFSGVLAGLYFPLGFLPGWLETALRYATPFPSLFQTPLDVLVEREPMPQQLVLVGLQVGWAVALLALCRLVQRRAEHKLVVQGG, from the coding sequence GTGGGCTCTGTCACCGCCACTGTGGCACCGCCCACGGAGTCAAACGTTACCCGATGGATTCGGACATTCGGCGCGATAGCGGTAGCCGGATTCCGGCGACACGCCACCTACCGGCAGGCCGCCGTGGCCGGCGTCGTCACCAACACCGTGTTCGGCTTCCTCCGCTGCTACATCTTCCTGGCCGTGGCCGACGGTGCCGGCCGCGCCGCCGGTTACGACCGCGCCCAGCTCGCCAGCTACGTCTGGGCCGCGCAGGGCCTGCTGGCGGTGATCGCGATCTGGGGCTGGTCCGAGCTGGCCGACCGGATCCGCACCGGCGAGATCGCCGCCGACCTGCTCCGCCCGGTCCACCCGGTGACCAGCTACCTCGCCACCGACCTGGGCCGCGCCGGCTTCGCCGCGCTGGCCCGCATGATCCCCCCGGTGCTGACCGGCCCGCTCTTCTTCGCGGTGTACGTGCCGCACCGGTGGGCCACCCTGCCGCTCTTCGCCGGCTCGGTGCTGCTGGCGGTGATCGTCTGCTTCGCCTGCCGCTACCTGGTCAACGCGACCGCGTACTGGCTGCAGGACGTGCGGGGGCCGATGATCCTCTGGACCCTCTTCTCCGGCGTGCTGGCCGGTCTGTACTTCCCGCTCGGCTTCCTCCCCGGCTGGTTGGAGACGGCGTTGCGCTACGCCACCCCGTTCCCGAGCCTGTTCCAGACCCCGCTCGACGTGCTGGTCGAGCGGGAGCCGATGCCGCAGCAGCTCGTTCTGGTCGGGCTCCAGGTCGGCTGGGCGGTCGCGCTGCTGGCCCTCTGCCGGCTGGTGCAGCGCCGGGCCGAGCACAAGCTGGTGGTGCAGGGTGGCTGA